GTGATGTGCGATTTCTGGTAAGGTTTAAGTGCTTCGGTGACCATGACCGGGCCCAAATCTGACCCGCCAATGCCAATGTTCACCACGCTGGTGATGGCTTTGCCGGTATAGCCTTTCCAGGTGCCGTTGAGTAGGTTAGTAGAGAAGTTCTCCACCTGCGCCAGCACCCGGTTCACCTCGGGCATCACGTCTTTCCCGTCCTGCAGAATAGGCGTGTTCGACTGATTGCGCAAAGCCACGTGCAGCACCGCCCGGTCCTCAGTAAAGTTGATTTTCTCCCCGCTGAACATCCCTGCAATAGCCTCTTTCAACCCGCATTCCTGCGCCAGTTCCACCAATAACGCACGGGTTTCTTCTGTGATTCTATTCTTGGAGTAGTCTAGTAAAATATCTTCAAACGTCAGGCTGAAGTTGGCAAAGCGCGCTGGGTCCTGGGCGAACAGGTCTTTCAGGTGCGTGTCTTTGATTTGGCTGTAATGCTGGGTGAGTTTTTTCCAGGCGGCGGTAGAAGTGGGGTCTATGGATGGAAACATGGAATATCTTTTATAAGTGTATAGGAGCGAAGATAGGAAAGGCAGGCTGTTTAGGAAAGTCAAGTACGGCTGGCGTATCTGCAAAAGCTGAAGAAATTAAGTAAAGTTTAATTTTCCATTGCAGTATTACCCACCCCTAGCCCCTCCGAGGAGGGGAGTTATCAGCACGAGTATGAATCCTCTTTAATTACTTAACAGATTTATTCCCCTCCTCGGAGGGGCTAGGGGTGGGTTATAGCATCAGGGTGTAATTCCGTTTTCTGCCTCATTTCTGAAAACGAGGCCGAAAACAGCCAGCGGTTACTTCACCCATTGCTGCAGCAAGCGCTCCGCGAACTGCTCGTCTTTCCAGCCCATGAGGCGGGTGGGGAGGCGCGGGTTTTCTGAGAGGTACCATTGCTCCAGAATCTTCTTCACCGCGGGGTAACGGGCACTGAAATCACTGTAGGAGTTGGGCGAGATGGTTTGCTCGCTGGGGCGGGCGGGCACGGCCACCAGCAAATGATACAACTCACTGTCACGCTCCAGCACCAGCACACCTACGGGCAGAATCTCCAGCACGGTGCCGGGTTCCTTGGTGTTGCAGAGCACCAGCACCGGCAAGGGCGCGGCGGGCCTGCCCTGCACAGAATCTACCAGCGTGGACGGAATAAAGCCCTCGTTGCCCGGGTAAGGCAGGAACTCCAGTTTGCGGGGTTGTCCGGCTTCTATCTGCGGAAGAAAGTCGTTGTTGAGGGCATCATACTTCTGGGGCAGCGTGGAACCGGCGGGGGTGACCACCACGGCCTGCCAATGCTTGGTCTCAGTAAAGGCCGGCAGTTCCTGCAGGTTTTTCTTGCAGCCCATGAGCAGGAGAACACAACATAGTGAGACCAGCGGCAAGGGCCACCGCAATCGGGTAAAAAACGTCATCTGCAATTGGGTTTTGGTAATGTAAGCGCCAGGGGCCGATAAGGTAACGAAACCGTTTAAAAAAATTGCGTTTTCGGGCTCATTTCCAGAAATGAGCCCGAAAACGCAAACTCTATGCGCTACTAATGATTTCGCAGGGTTATTACTGCAGTTCGTCTATCAGTTTGAACGGGTGCAGCATGTTTACGTGGAGCGAGTACCTGATGCTTTTGGCGAATTCCTTGGGGCTCTGCGGCACGCTCTTCTCAAAGTTGCTGCCGGCCACCGGCAAGTACAGTTTAAAGGCTTTGTTCAAGATGGCCAATTCCAGGCCAGCCCCATAAAAGGTTTTGTCCAGTTCCTGAATTCGGCCCAAATCTAGGTAAGCGGTAAAGGGCGTGACCGGTAAATCTACTGAAAGGTTGAGCGCGGCCAGCCACTCACGGCTGTAGAGCGAGAGCGGGTTCCGGAAACCTCCGTCCTGGCGGTCTGTCTGCCGGATGGCGCCTGGGCCCTGGGTGTTCAAGTCAGCGCGGTTAAGGAAGGGCGTCTGTTTCAGGTAATCTGGGCTGCCAGCCATGCTCAGCACCACGGGGCCGTTGATTTGTTCATCGGTTCCTAGAAATCCTATAAACGCGCGGGCCCTCACCTGTTTGTCTGGTCTGTAATGGTGCCAGTTGTCAATGGAAAGCCGGAAGCGCGTGGGCCCCACCACAGTTTTTTTAGAGGAAGACCACGTGGCGTCGCCGTTAGGTGAAAGGAGCAGGAGCGGCGTCTCTACTTCTTGCCTGAACTGCGTGGCGTCTACCTCCACGCGGCTGCCGGCAATGGCGTTTTTGACTTCCATGGAATATGCAATGCGCGGCGCGTGCAGCGTGTAAAGGTTTTTCTCTTTCACATAATGCCAGGCCAGGGAAAGCTGTTGCCGGGGCGTGGCCGCGGTGTTGAGCCGGTTATGGAACGTGAGGCTGGGCACCACGGTGTGGTAATCGGCAAACCGTTGGGCATGCGCGCCTAGTATGATTTTGCGCACGGCGCCTTCGGTCCTGAATTTAAGATAGAGGTCGGCCAAACCCGTTACCTGCCCACTTTTGAACCCGTACATAGGCATGACCAGGAAATTGACTTTGCGTTCAGTGACCAGGCTGTTGTAGAACACGGCGCCCAGTTGCAGGCCGTCTACGGTGTTGAAACCGCCGCTGGGCAGCCAGAACAGTTGCTTGCGGTCAATGCGGTTCACGCTGGCCAGGAATTTCAGGTGCAGGGGCTCGGCCTTCGGGAAGGTGGCGTTGAAACGGTATTGGTTGTCTCGGCGGTCCTGCTCCATGAAATAATAGTGGGGGTCCAGCACCACGCGGTCAGCGGCGGCATGGGTGGGCAGGGTCACGGTTTGGTCAAAGGTACCGGGCTTGGTCCAGACGGAGGACAAGATGCCGCCTTTGGCATCCAGCACGGCCACTTCCACGGGCAGCGCCAGTTTGCCCGTCTGTTTCACCTGCACCGTAATTTGGTCAATGGTTTTGGTAACATTGACCAGTTTCGCGTCTGGAATAGCCCTGGAAGGCAGCAAATCTTTAAAAAACCAGTCCAGCTTCTCCCCGGTGGAGGCCTCCAGCTCGCGCTGCAGATCATCAGGATAAGGGTGCCGGAACTTCCATTTCTGGTAATAGGCTTGCATGGCGCGGTCAAAGCGGTCTGTGCCCAGGTATTTTTCCAGGTACTGAAACAGGTAGCTGGTTTTGAGGTACACGCCAAAACCGTAGTTGATGTACCGGAACTGCTGAGACGGCAAAGAAACGGCTTGATCCAACCCGCGGCTGGACCCAGATAGAAAACCTTCTGCGTCAACGGCGGCGGCGGGCACTTCCTTCAAGCCCAGCAGTTCGCGCAGCGAAGGATCTTCCACCTGGTTTGACATCATGCCGGCGTACGGAATGCGGCGCAGCTTTATGCGGGTTTCGTAATACGTGTTAATGCCTTCGTCCATCCAGGGGAATTCCCGTTCATTGCTAGCCAGAATGCCGTAAAACCAGTTGTGACCCACTTCATGGATAATGGCGTCTGGGTCTGTGACCGTGACCATGGGGTATTCCATGCCGGCCCCCGCGCTCAAGGCGCCGTCTACGGCGGTGGCGTGCGCATACCGGTAATCTCCTAACCACAGCGAGTAATAATACACCGCGTCATTGATGTCCTGCAGGCTGTTCACCCAGGTGGCCGCGTCTGTGTTGGTGAACAGCAGCCAGGTGGTGACGGTGCGTTTAGAGGCCGGAAGCGTGACCTGGCCCTTCAAGACGTTGAACCGCTTGTCTGCGAACCACGCAAAGTCATGGATTCTGTCTTGTTTGTAATGCAGGGTCTTGGTTTGCCTGGCCGAGGCCGGGAATTCCAGATCATCCGGCGGAAACGTGGAGATGGCTTTCGTGACCTGGGCCAGGCTGTCCATGCGGGCTACTTCTGAGGCGGTCTGCAGTACGCCGGTGGCGCCCACGGTGTAATTGGCCGGCAAGGTGATTTTCACGTCAAACGTCCCGAACTCCGAGTAGAATTCGCCTTGGTCCAGGTAGGGCATGGGGTGCCAGCCGTTTTTGTCATACACCGCCGGTTTAGGGTACCACTGCGTGATTTGGTACGATTGATCCACATGCCCCAGCCGCGAGAAAGACTCCGGTAATTGCACTTTGAACGGCGTGGTGATGGTAATGCGGCTGCCCGGGGCCAGCGGTTGGTTTAAGGTCAGTTTGGCGATGTCTGGGTGCTTGGCGTCTAGTTCCCATTTCACCTTTTGCCCGTTCACCTTAAAATCAAGGCTGTCAATAAAACCCCGCTCATACTTCCTTGAAAAGTGGAATTCGGGCTCCTGGTTGAGCAACTGCTGCTTCGCGAAGGCTGTTTTGCGGTTTTGGTAAGCGTTGGGCCACAGGTGGAAATACAGGAACGTAAGCGTCTGAGGCGAATTGTTGACATACTCAATCTCCTGGCTGGCGTGTAAGAGGTGCTCTTCGTCATTGAGGGTGACCGCCATTTTATAATTGACCTCCTGCTGCCAATAGGCTTGGCCCGCGGCCGAAAGGGAAAGTAGAAAAAGTAAAAAGGTAAAAAATCTTTGAGCCATAGAAACGGTGAGAATTCGGCATAAAATTAAGTCAAAGTCTTTGAAGCAGCCCCTCTTTTTGCCGGAAAGGTTCTGTTTTCTTGCTCATTTCTTGAAACATAGCCAAAAACAGGAAGGCGGGCGCCAAAAAACGTAGCGCACCAGGGCGCAACACCTACTCAACGGCAAGATCTTCTCAAACTGTATTTCGGCCGTTTACATTCCTTTTGAATAATAACTTGGGGAAGGAGGAAATTTCCAGATTGGAAGGGCTTTCCCGTTTTCTTGGCTTGTCCCCGGCAAGCCAAGGCCTGTATTTCTGGTTTCTGCGTTCATCTTCCGGCCTGTTATGAAGATGGATTGCCGTTTTCGGGCTCATTTATGAAAACGAAGCCAAAAACGGAAAGGCAAAACTAGATTATGCTTTCTGCGCGCCAGCCTGTATTTTAGATGCGTTTCTGGGCTCATTTCTGAAAACGAAGCCAAAAACGGAATTCTTTGCTGTAACGTCCTCGCACCAACCTAACCAAACAACACCCATGTTCTCGCCCAAAAAATGCGCCTTGGCGCTCTTCACGCTGGCTTCTGTTGCTTCGGCGCACGCCCAGAAAAGTAACCTGCACAGCCAGATTGACCAACTCGCCGACAAGCTGGAACCCAAAGTCATCCAGTGGCGCCGCGATTTCCACCAGTTCCCCGAACTGAGCAACCGCGAGGTGAAGACCGCAGAGAAAATTGCCGCCCATCTAAAATCTTTGGGCCTGGAAGTGCAGACCGGAGTAGCCAAAACCGGCGTAGTGGCCATCTTAAAAGGCGGTCAGCCTGGCCCCGTAGTCGCCCTGCGCGCCGATATGGATGCCCTGCCCGTGACCGAGCGCAACAGCCTGCCGTTTGCTTCTAAAGTGCGCACCACGTTCAACAACCAGGAAGTGGACGTGATGCACGCTTGCGGCCATGACACGCACGTGGCCATGCTCATGGGCGCCGCCGAAATCCTGGTGCAGCACAAAAAAGACATCAAAGGCACCATCAAGTTTATTTTTCAGCCCGCTGAAGAAGGAGCCCCAGCCGGCGAGGAAGGCGGCGCTGACCTCATGGTACGCCAAGGCGTGCTGAGCAACCCCACCGTTGACGCCATCTTCGGGATTCATATCAACGCCGCCACTGAGGTAGGCACCATGAAATACCGGCCCATGGGCACCATGGCCAGCTCAGACAATTTCAAGATCAAGGTGAAGGGCAGACAGGCGCACGGTGCGTATCCCTGGTCCAGTATTGACCCCATTGTGGTGTCGGCGCAGATTATCAACGGCATTCAGACCATTGTGAGCCGGCAGATGGAACTCACCTCAGACGCGGCCGTGATTACGGTGGGCGCTATCCATGGCGGCGTGCGTTCCAACATTATTCCGGAGGAAGTGGAGATGATCGGCACCATCCGATCCCTGGACGCTACCATGCAACAGCAACTCCACGAGAAACTGAAACGCACCGCCGAGCTCATTGCCGCCAGCGCCGGGGCCACCGCCGAAGTGACCATCACCAAACAGACGCCCGTCACCTACAACCACGTTGCCCTCACCGCGCACATGCTGCCCACCCTGGAGCGCGTAGCAGGCAAACCCAACGTACACCTCACCAAAGCCGTGACCGGGGCCGAGGACTTCGCGTTTTTCCAGGAGAAAGTGCCGGGCGTGTACCTGTTTGTAGGCGGTATGCCCAAAGGTCAGGACCCGTCCAAAGCGCCTTCGCACCACACCCCAGATTTTTTCATAGACGAAAGCGGGATGAAGCTGGGCATGCGCACGCTGGCGTACATGGCCGTAGATTATTTGAATAACCCGATGAAGAAGTAGGAAAGTAATTTTAACATGATGGATTTAAACTTATTTATCAAGTCTAATAATTTGGAAGAAAAGGATTCTGGAGAAGTTTCTTACTTCATCTGGGACAATTCATCTAGTTTATCTATTACTGATAAGATTAATTTATCATTCCAGTTTTTTGAAGAAAATCCATCATATGGAAGTGCGCTTCACTGGGCTGTGCATTACAAGGAATTTTCTAGTCTAAACAAAAGCATATTTTGGAGTAAATATAAATTCTACCTAAACTCTAACATGTTATGCCATAAAGAACAAATTGAGTACTCCTTATGGGTAGATTTCTTTGGAAGTTCTGATACTGGTGATGAAGCTTGGGAGGAATTAATAAACAATAGTTCTAATGAAAAAATAATTGAAGCTGTTCTACCAATATCTGGCCCAGTTCCATATTTTAAGAAAGAAGAACTTTATTTTAAGTTAATAGCTGATAAGAAATGGCACGAACTTATTCTTTTGAGTCTAGCAAGCAGTTTCTTTGATGTATATGGAAGCATAGATGTTATTAATGCAAGAAAAATTCTTGTGGCATTAGAAATTAATCAAGGGGGCGAAACTTATAAGATTTTTAATGAATATATATTTAAATATAATTCGAAAGAAGATTATCAGGAACATGTTTTAAGTCAGATTAAGCACTCAAAGAGATTTAACTAGATTCTCTAGAAATGTAAATGAATTCGCTAGCCTTCCCTATTTCCTTCACTCTATAACCCCACCCAAAATTCCTTTTCCCACCTCCACCGCGTACCTTTGTTTTCGGGCCCGTTTCTGAAATGGAGCCCGAAAACGGAAACTCGCTATGTCTCTCCAGAAACTTCTCCAGATAATATTCGCGCTGGCTTTAATCAATTTTCCTGCTTTGGCTCAGGCGCAGGACTTACAGGCCCAGATTGCCCAGCTCGCAGACAAGATTGAGCCCAAGGTCATTCAGTGGCGCCGCGAACTGCACCAAAATCCCGAGTTGGGAAACTTCGAAGTCAAGACCGCTGAGAAAATCGCCAAGCACCTCAAAGCCCTGGGCCTGGACGTGCAGACCGGCGTCGCCAGAACCGGCGTGGTGGCAATCTTAAAAGGCGGAAAGCCCGGCCCTGTAGTCGCGCTGCGCGCCGATATGGATGCGCTGCCAGTGACCGAGAACAATACGCATAACCTGCCGTTCACGTCAAAAGTGAAGACCACCTTTGAGGGCCAACAAGTGGGCGTGATGCATGCCTGTGGCCATGACGCCCACGTGGCCATGCTCATGGGCGTGGCCGAAGTGCTCAGCAGCCTCAAGAAAGACCTGAAAGGCACCGTGAAATTCGTGTTTCAGCCCGCCGAAGAAGGTTCCGCGCCCGGACAAGTAGGCGGTGCGAAACTGATGGTGCAGGAAGGAGTGCTCCAAAACCCGAAAGTGGACGCCATTTTCGGGCTGCACATACGCTCAGACGT
This region of Rufibacter sp. LB8 genomic DNA includes:
- a CDS encoding inorganic diphosphatase, whose product is MTFFTRLRWPLPLVSLCCVLLLMGCKKNLQELPAFTETKHWQAVVVTPAGSTLPQKYDALNNDFLPQIEAGQPRKLEFLPYPGNEGFIPSTLVDSVQGRPAAPLPVLVLCNTKEPGTVLEILPVGVLVLERDSELYHLLVAVPARPSEQTISPNSYSDFSARYPAVKKILEQWYLSENPRLPTRLMGWKDEQFAERLLQQWVK
- a CDS encoding M1 family metallopeptidase, which codes for MAQRFFTFLLFLLSLSAAGQAYWQQEVNYKMAVTLNDEEHLLHASQEIEYVNNSPQTLTFLYFHLWPNAYQNRKTAFAKQQLLNQEPEFHFSRKYERGFIDSLDFKVNGQKVKWELDAKHPDIAKLTLNQPLAPGSRITITTPFKVQLPESFSRLGHVDQSYQITQWYPKPAVYDKNGWHPMPYLDQGEFYSEFGTFDVKITLPANYTVGATGVLQTASEVARMDSLAQVTKAISTFPPDDLEFPASARQTKTLHYKQDRIHDFAWFADKRFNVLKGQVTLPASKRTVTTWLLFTNTDAATWVNSLQDINDAVYYYSLWLGDYRYAHATAVDGALSAGAGMEYPMVTVTDPDAIIHEVGHNWFYGILASNEREFPWMDEGINTYYETRIKLRRIPYAGMMSNQVEDPSLRELLGLKEVPAAAVDAEGFLSGSSRGLDQAVSLPSQQFRYINYGFGVYLKTSYLFQYLEKYLGTDRFDRAMQAYYQKWKFRHPYPDDLQRELEASTGEKLDWFFKDLLPSRAIPDAKLVNVTKTIDQITVQVKQTGKLALPVEVAVLDAKGGILSSVWTKPGTFDQTVTLPTHAAADRVVLDPHYYFMEQDRRDNQYRFNATFPKAEPLHLKFLASVNRIDRKQLFWLPSGGFNTVDGLQLGAVFYNSLVTERKVNFLVMPMYGFKSGQVTGLADLYLKFRTEGAVRKIILGAHAQRFADYHTVVPSLTFHNRLNTAATPRQQLSLAWHYVKEKNLYTLHAPRIAYSMEVKNAIAGSRVEVDATQFRQEVETPLLLLSPNGDATWSSSKKTVVGPTRFRLSIDNWHHYRPDKQVRARAFIGFLGTDEQINGPVVLSMAGSPDYLKQTPFLNRADLNTQGPGAIRQTDRQDGGFRNPLSLYSREWLAALNLSVDLPVTPFTAYLDLGRIQELDKTFYGAGLELAILNKAFKLYLPVAGSNFEKSVPQSPKEFAKSIRYSLHVNMLHPFKLIDELQ
- a CDS encoding amidohydrolase translates to MFSPKKCALALFTLASVASAHAQKSNLHSQIDQLADKLEPKVIQWRRDFHQFPELSNREVKTAEKIAAHLKSLGLEVQTGVAKTGVVAILKGGQPGPVVALRADMDALPVTERNSLPFASKVRTTFNNQEVDVMHACGHDTHVAMLMGAAEILVQHKKDIKGTIKFIFQPAEEGAPAGEEGGADLMVRQGVLSNPTVDAIFGIHINAATEVGTMKYRPMGTMASSDNFKIKVKGRQAHGAYPWSSIDPIVVSAQIINGIQTIVSRQMELTSDAAVITVGAIHGGVRSNIIPEEVEMIGTIRSLDATMQQQLHEKLKRTAELIAASAGATAEVTITKQTPVTYNHVALTAHMLPTLERVAGKPNVHLTKAVTGAEDFAFFQEKVPGVYLFVGGMPKGQDPSKAPSHHTPDFFIDESGMKLGMRTLAYMAVDYLNNPMKK